In Ectothiorhodospiraceae bacterium 2226, a single window of DNA contains:
- a CDS encoding MBL fold metallo-hydrolase has protein sequence MPVIRFLGAAREVTGSAFLVEAGGRRVLVDCGLIQASRREEQRNAEPFPFDPARLDAVVLTHAHIDHSGRLPLLVKSGFRGRIYTQRATRDLCRVMLRDAAYLQEKDADWTNRKRERKGLPPVEALYGIQEAEAALKAFRALDYDTRTPIAEGFTLRLRDAGHILGSAIAELWIDAEGVQRKLVFSGDLGHAGSPLLRNPTPIPDADLVIMESTYGDRAHRSWDATWQELGEIMAIARERAGNILIPAFAVGRTQELLYVLSQHYRAWGLENWQVFLDSPMAIQATEIYQQHSDLFDAATAARLARGDNPFSLPNLRLTPRAEDSMTINRIRSGALIIAGSGMCTGGRILQHFKHNLWRRDTHLVIVGFQAAGTLGRALVDGASHVRLWGETIRVGATVHTVGGLSAHADRAGLLRWYEQFQGRPPVALVHGEPGAMDALAAALRTRGAPTLTPDPGMCVDLAPPLDFPLAAEPASA, from the coding sequence ATGCCCGTCATCCGGTTCCTTGGCGCGGCCCGTGAGGTGACGGGCTCGGCCTTCCTGGTCGAGGCCGGAGGCCGGCGCGTGCTGGTCGACTGCGGTCTGATCCAGGCCTCGCGGCGCGAGGAGCAGCGCAATGCCGAGCCCTTCCCTTTCGACCCTGCGCGGTTGGACGCAGTGGTGCTCACGCACGCGCACATCGACCACTCCGGGCGCCTGCCCCTGCTGGTCAAATCGGGGTTTCGCGGGCGCATCTACACCCAGCGCGCCACACGCGACCTGTGCCGCGTGATGCTTCGCGACGCCGCCTACCTGCAGGAGAAGGACGCGGACTGGACCAACCGCAAGCGCGAGCGCAAGGGCCTGCCGCCTGTCGAAGCGCTGTATGGCATCCAGGAAGCCGAAGCGGCGCTGAAGGCCTTCCGCGCGCTCGACTACGACACCCGCACGCCCATCGCCGAGGGTTTCACCCTGCGCCTGCGCGACGCGGGGCACATCCTCGGCTCGGCGATCGCCGAACTGTGGATCGACGCCGAGGGCGTGCAGCGCAAACTGGTGTTCAGCGGCGATCTGGGTCACGCCGGTTCGCCGCTGCTGCGCAATCCCACGCCGATTCCCGACGCCGACCTGGTGATCATGGAAAGCACGTACGGCGACCGCGCGCACCGCTCCTGGGACGCGACCTGGCAGGAACTCGGCGAGATCATGGCCATCGCCCGTGAGCGGGCGGGCAACATCCTCATCCCCGCCTTCGCGGTGGGGCGCACGCAGGAACTCTTGTACGTGCTCTCGCAGCATTATCGCGCCTGGGGACTGGAGAACTGGCAGGTGTTCCTCGACAGCCCCATGGCGATCCAGGCAACCGAGATCTACCAGCAGCACAGCGACCTGTTCGACGCCGCCACCGCCGCGCGGCTCGCCCGCGGCGACAACCCCTTCAGCCTGCCGAACCTGCGCCTCACGCCGCGCGCGGAAGACTCCATGACCATCAACCGCATTCGCTCCGGGGCGCTCATCATCGCCGGCAGCGGCATGTGCACGGGCGGGCGCATCCTGCAGCACTTCAAGCACAACCTGTGGCGCCGCGACACCCACCTGGTCATCGTCGGCTTCCAGGCGGCCGGCACCCTGGGGCGCGCACTGGTCGACGGGGCCAGTCACGTGCGCCTCTGGGGCGAGACCATCCGCGTGGGTGCGACCGTGCATACCGTCGGCGGCCTGTCGGCGCATGCCGATCGTGCCGGCCTGCTGCGCTGGTACGAGCAGTTCCAGGGCCGCCCGCCCGTGGCGTTGGTGCACGGCGAGCCCGGCGCCATGGACGCGCTGGCCGCCGCCCTGCGCACCCGCGGGGCGCCCACCCTCACACCCGACCCAGGCATGTGCGTCGACCTGGCCCCGCCGCTGGATTTTCCGCTCGCTGCCGAACCGGCATCCGCGTGA
- the nadA gene encoding quinolinate synthase NadA, which yields MSDIAVPLPARYEDTYARALERARAGAELDEGERELLRERIKRLLREKDAVLVAHYYTDPELQRLADETGGHVSDSLDMAQFGHDHPAGTLVVAGVRFMGETAKILNPEKRVLMPELEATCSLDLGCPAEAFNAFCDAHPDRTVVVYANTSAEVKARADWVVTSSIALKVVKYLHERGEKILWAPDKHLGAYVQRETGADMLLWQGACVVHEEFRAGELQRLKEEHPEAKVLVHPESPEAVVAMADVVGSTTQLIKAVRELDAPTFIVATDNGIFYKMHQVAPEKTLLEAPTGGHSATCRSCAHCPWMALNNLYNLLQVLERGDNEIFVDEDVRRRAVRSVQRMLDFAQGRHLPSAGDA from the coding sequence ATGAGTGACATCGCGGTACCGCTACCCGCCCGTTACGAGGACACCTATGCGCGCGCCCTGGAGCGGGCCCGGGCCGGGGCCGAGTTGGACGAGGGCGAGCGTGAGCTGTTGCGCGAGCGCATCAAGCGCCTGTTGCGCGAGAAGGATGCCGTACTGGTCGCACACTACTACACCGACCCCGAGCTGCAGCGCCTGGCCGACGAGACCGGCGGCCACGTCTCGGATTCGCTCGACATGGCGCAGTTCGGCCACGATCACCCGGCCGGCACGCTGGTGGTGGCGGGGGTACGCTTCATGGGCGAGACAGCCAAGATCCTCAATCCCGAGAAGCGGGTGCTGATGCCGGAGCTGGAGGCGACCTGCTCGCTCGACCTGGGCTGCCCGGCCGAGGCGTTCAACGCCTTCTGCGATGCCCACCCCGACCGCACGGTGGTGGTTTACGCCAACACCAGCGCCGAGGTGAAGGCCCGGGCGGACTGGGTGGTGACCTCCAGCATCGCACTCAAGGTGGTGAAATACCTGCACGAGCGCGGGGAGAAAATCCTCTGGGCACCGGACAAGCACCTCGGGGCCTACGTGCAGCGGGAGACCGGCGCCGACATGCTCCTGTGGCAGGGCGCCTGCGTGGTGCACGAAGAGTTTCGCGCCGGCGAATTGCAGCGCCTGAAGGAAGAGCATCCCGAGGCCAAGGTCCTGGTCCATCCCGAGTCGCCCGAGGCGGTGGTGGCGATGGCCGACGTGGTCGGTTCGACCACGCAGCTCATCAAGGCCGTGCGGGAACTTGACGCGCCCACCTTCATCGTCGCCACCGACAACGGCATCTTCTACAAGATGCACCAGGTCGCCCCGGAGAAGACCCTCCTCGAAGCCCCCACCGGCGGCCACTCGGCCACGTGCCGCAGTTGCGCGCACTGCCCCTGGATGGCCTTGAACAATCTGTACAACCTGCTGCAGGTGCTCGAGCGGGGCGATAACGAGATCTTCGTCGACGAGGATGTGCGCCGGCGTGCGGTGCGCTCGGTGCAGCGCATGCTCGATTTTGCGCAGGGTCGTCACCTGCCGAGCGCGGGCGACGCCTGA
- a CDS encoding TldE/PmbA family protein: MQDHFFALADFLTGLLQGDERYTLSYGGESSDFVRFNRGRVRQCGHVEQGQLQLDLISGQRHAGAQLTLAADGAVDRERLAELVRELREVRAVLPEDPHLFVSEQAATRLTPAQADLPPAESMVDAVLERARGDDLVGVLAAGPVRAGFANSFGQRAWHTRTSFNLDWTLYAGGDKAAKERYAGAHWAPDELTERMDEARRALSVVRQAPLTLAPGRYRAYLAPQALEEIVGMLGWGGFGLRAQRTKTTPLLRLTEGETELHPAVTLVENTEAGLAPPFQAQGFARPPRVVLIEHGKPQDALVSPRSAREFDVAPNGADESEMPLSLEMAGGSLPRADVLRALDTGLYISNLWYLNWSDRNAARLTGMTRFATYWVERGRIQAPVNVMRFDDSVYRLLGEGLMALTQEREWLLDPQTYGSRSLRSMRLPGALVDGMQLTL, encoded by the coding sequence ATGCAAGACCATTTCTTCGCACTTGCGGACTTCCTCACCGGCCTGTTGCAAGGCGACGAGCGCTACACCCTGTCCTACGGTGGCGAGTCGTCGGACTTCGTGCGCTTTAATCGCGGGCGGGTCCGCCAGTGCGGCCACGTCGAGCAGGGGCAGCTGCAGCTGGACCTCATCTCCGGGCAGCGGCACGCAGGTGCTCAGCTGACGCTGGCGGCGGACGGCGCAGTCGACCGCGAGCGCTTGGCGGAGTTGGTGCGCGAGCTGCGCGAGGTCCGTGCCGTGCTGCCCGAGGACCCGCACCTGTTCGTGAGCGAGCAGGCCGCGACGCGTCTCACCCCGGCCCAGGCCGACTTGCCGCCGGCCGAGTCAATGGTTGACGCCGTCCTCGAACGCGCGCGGGGGGATGATCTGGTCGGTGTGCTCGCGGCCGGCCCGGTGCGCGCCGGGTTCGCCAACTCCTTCGGGCAGCGGGCTTGGCATACCCGCACCAGCTTCAACCTGGACTGGACGCTCTACGCCGGTGGCGACAAGGCAGCGAAGGAGCGTTATGCGGGCGCGCACTGGGCGCCGGATGAACTCACCGAGCGGATGGACGAGGCGCGCCGCGCGCTGAGCGTGGTCCGCCAGGCGCCGCTGACGCTCGCCCCCGGTCGCTACCGCGCCTACCTCGCACCGCAGGCCTTGGAGGAGATCGTCGGCATGCTCGGTTGGGGCGGTTTCGGTCTGCGGGCGCAGCGCACCAAGACCACCCCGCTGCTGCGCCTCACGGAAGGTGAAACCGAATTGCATCCGGCCGTCACGCTGGTGGAGAACACCGAAGCGGGTCTCGCGCCGCCGTTTCAGGCGCAAGGCTTTGCGCGCCCGCCGCGCGTGGTGTTGATCGAGCACGGCAAGCCGCAGGACGCGCTCGTCTCGCCGCGCTCGGCGCGCGAGTTCGACGTCGCGCCGAACGGCGCCGACGAGAGCGAAATGCCTTTGTCGCTCGAGATGGCAGGCGGCAGCCTGCCGCGCGCCGACGTGCTGCGCGCGCTCGACACCGGGCTCTATATCTCCAACCTCTGGTACCTCAATTGGTCCGACCGCAACGCCGCCCGGCTGACGGGAATGACGCGCTTCGCAACCTATTGGGTCGAGCGGGGGCGCATTCAGGCGCCGGTCAACGTCATGCGGTTCGACGACAGCGTTTACCGTCTGCTTGGCGAAGGCCTGATGGCGCTCACGCAAGAGCGTGAATGGCTGCTCGACCCGCAGACCTACGGCAGCCGTTCGCTACGCAGCATGCGCCTGCCGGGTGCGCTGGTGGACGGCATGCAGTTGACTTTGTAA
- a CDS encoding thiopurine S-methyltransferase, translating to MDEQFWLERWESGQIGFHLDRPNPHLQRFAEHLELPRGSAVFVPLCGKTLDMVWLAQQGLAVIGVEWSEAALHAFFATQKLEPRRVREADLEAWRAGPYTLYRGDYFRLEPDQLAACHAFYDRAALIALPQGRRVAYVAHLHSLMPPRHRGLLISVEYAQTQMQGPPFSVPEAEARALYTPHWDVECLHAEDALAGNPRFAERGLDSFWEKVFLLRAREGKGNR from the coding sequence ATGGACGAGCAGTTTTGGCTTGAACGTTGGGAGAGCGGTCAGATCGGCTTTCATCTCGACCGCCCCAATCCCCACCTGCAGCGCTTTGCCGAGCACCTGGAACTGCCGCGCGGCAGCGCCGTATTCGTCCCCTTGTGCGGCAAGACGCTCGACATGGTGTGGTTGGCGCAGCAGGGCCTGGCGGTCATTGGGGTGGAGTGGAGCGAAGCGGCGCTGCATGCGTTTTTCGCGACCCAGAAACTCGAGCCGCGGCGCGTGCGCGAGGCCGATCTGGAGGCCTGGCGCGCCGGTCCCTATACGCTGTATCGCGGTGACTACTTCCGGCTCGAACCCGATCAGCTGGCCGCCTGTCACGCCTTTTATGATCGCGCCGCGCTGATCGCGCTGCCACAGGGGCGGCGTGTTGCCTATGTGGCACACCTGCACAGCCTCATGCCGCCGCGCCACCGCGGCCTGCTGATCAGCGTGGAGTATGCGCAGACGCAGATGCAGGGTCCGCCGTTTTCGGTTCCCGAGGCCGAGGCGCGGGCCCTGTACACGCCGCACTGGGACGTCGAGTGCCTGCATGCCGAGGATGCGCTGGCAGGCAACCCGCGCTTTGCCGAACGCGGGCTGGACAGTTTCTGGGAGAAGGTGTTTCTGCTCCGCGCGCGGGAGGGGAAAGGAAACCGGTGA